Below is a window of Diaminobutyricibacter sp. McL0608 DNA.
AGCGATCCGATCCCTCCGCCGCCGTGGTGGGCGATCAGCACCGGACCGTCTTCGGGTCCGAATACTTCGACGTTGAGCCTGCAACCGTTGATCGTGACGTTCATCTGTGACTTCCTTCGAGGGTTTCGCTCTGCCAGCGTTGGACGTTCTGGGCGAGCACGGACAAGGGGACTGCGCCGTTTTCGAGCACGACGCCATGGAAACCGGATGGGGTGAAGCGGTCGCCGAGAGCTGCTTGCGCGGTCGACCGCAGGCGGCCGATCTCCTGCCGCCCGATCATGTAGGCGAGAGCCTGGCCCGGCCAGGCGATGTAACGGTCGACTTCGTTGCGCACGTTCGCCCGGGTGGTGACGGTGTTCTCCCACATGAAGTCCATCGCGCGTTCGCGCGACCATCCGTAGTAGTGGATGCCCGTGTCGATGACGAGACGGCAGGCGCGCAGCGCGGAGAACGACAGCATCCCCAGCCGCTGCAGGTCGTCGGAGTAGAGGCCCATCTCGTCCGCGAGCTGCTCGGCGTAGAGGCCCCACCCCTCGATGAACCCGCACAGCTCGGTGTCGAGGTAGCGGCGGTAGCGCGGGATGTCGAGCGTCTGCGCCGTCGCCAGCTGCAGGTGATGGCCCGGCGTCGATTCGTGGAAGGCGAGCGCCTCGTATTCGTAGGAGTAGCGGCTCGACGGGTCGGTCGTCAGCAGGCAGTGCGCGCCCGGGCGGCTGCCGTCCGCCGCGGGCGGCCGGTAATAGGCGAGGGCTGCGTGTTCGGCGTCGATCGGGTTGATCTCCTCGATGACGCAGTCGGCGATCCTGAAATCGGGGAAATAGTCGCCGCGGGCCGCCTCTGCACGTGCGAGCGCGCTCTCGGCGACGGTGATGATCTGTTCCCGCGACTCGAACCGGAGCGCAGGGTCGTCGCGCAGGCGATCGCTGATCTCGGTGAAGTCGCTGGTTCCGAGAGCGCTGGAACCGAGGGCGCTCCATCGTCCGCGAAGCTCCTCGAGCACGTCGAGTCCGAGCTGGTGGATCGCGGGCGCACTCAGGTCGGTCGTCGTGTGACGGCGCACGGCGTCGGTGTAGATCTCCTCACCGCCCGGGACGTTACTGATGCCGACGTGAGCGTTGTCGCGTGCTCCCTCTCTCAGCTGGTTGCGCATCCGGCCGGCCAACTCGATCATCGCGGGGCGGATCTCGTCGCGCACGATCCGTTCGGCACGCTCGTACGACTCCCGGGCCGCCTCACTGCGCGCGGGCTTCAGGAGCACGTCGTCGTCGATCGGCAGCGCCGCGTAGCCCTCGAGTTGCTGAACGGCGTGGTCGATACCGTTCGCCGTGCTGATCCGGCCGCGAGCCGCCTCGCTGAGGTAACGGTCGCCGAGTCCGGTCAGCGAGCCGGCCACCCCGGAGAGCCTGCTGAGGTAGCGGTCGGCTCCGTCGGCGTCGGTGATGGTCATCGCGGGCACGGCCTGGAAGATCAGTGCCTGCCTGCTCACATAGCTCTTCGCGGATGCGTTCGCCGCCCACTGGGAGTGGTGCGCATCCCGCTCGGCGCCCCAGGTGAGGGCGGACAGCACGTCGCGGTCGACGCGCTCGGTGTCGCTGAGGTCGCTTGCGTCGACCTTCTCCAGGTCGGCTGCGATCTCCCGGAAATCGGCGGCCGCCCTGTCGCCTGCCTCGGCCGACGGGTCGTTTGTCAGGTGGTCGAAGACCTGGATGCCGAGCAGGGTCGCGCTGTACGGATCGAACGTGTGCTGTGTGGTGAAATAGCGCTCGCCGAGTGCGGCGAGAGCCTCAGACGCGGCTGTCGGGCGCGCGTTATCCATGATGATTCCTAACGAGTGAGCAGGGGAGGGGATCAGAAGAGGGAGTGGCCGCCGTCGATGGACAGGACCTGCCCACTGACCCAGCCGGCCTGGGGCGACGCGAAGAAGCGGACGCCGCGGGCGATGTCGGACGGTTCGCCGACGCGACGCACCGAGATCTTCTCCACCAGGGCCTGCTGGCCCTCCGGGCCG
It encodes the following:
- a CDS encoding DUF885 domain-containing protein, producing MDNARPTAASEALAALGERYFTTQHTFDPYSATLLGIQVFDHLTNDPSAEAGDRAAADFREIAADLEKVDASDLSDTERVDRDVLSALTWGAERDAHHSQWAANASAKSYVSRQALIFQAVPAMTITDADGADRYLSRLSGVAGSLTGLGDRYLSEAARGRISTANGIDHAVQQLEGYAALPIDDDVLLKPARSEAARESYERAERIVRDEIRPAMIELAGRMRNQLREGARDNAHVGISNVPGGEEIYTDAVRRHTTTDLSAPAIHQLGLDVLEELRGRWSALGSSALGTSDFTEISDRLRDDPALRFESREQIITVAESALARAEAARGDYFPDFRIADCVIEEINPIDAEHAALAYYRPPAADGSRPGAHCLLTTDPSSRYSYEYEALAFHESTPGHHLQLATAQTLDIPRYRRYLDTELCGFIEGWGLYAEQLADEMGLYSDDLQRLGMLSFSALRACRLVIDTGIHYYGWSRERAMDFMWENTVTTRANVRNEVDRYIAWPGQALAYMIGRQEIGRLRSTAQAALGDRFTPSGFHGVVLENGAVPLSVLAQNVQRWQSETLEGSHR